From Sphingomonas hengshuiensis, one genomic window encodes:
- a CDS encoding PadR family transcriptional regulator, with protein MGRNRRPSKQMLLLLAALSCRTRQWRHGYDLMKETGLKSGTLYPMLMRMTDQGLVEAEWHAPEQPGRPARHAYRLTTAGIAFAQTATDDPPVSTDVALT; from the coding sequence ATGGGCCGCAATCGCCGACCGTCGAAGCAGATGCTGCTCCTCCTCGCCGCTTTGTCCTGCCGCACCCGACAATGGCGGCATGGCTATGACCTGATGAAGGAAACCGGGCTGAAGTCCGGCACCCTCTATCCGATGCTGATGCGCATGACCGATCAGGGGCTGGTCGAGGCCGAATGGCACGCGCCCGAACAGCCCGGCCGCCCCGCCCGTCACGCCTATCGGCTGACCACGGCCGGGATCGCCTTCGCGCAGACCGCCACCGACGACCCGCCCGTCTCGACCGACGTCGCCCTCACATGA
- a CDS encoding TonB-dependent receptor plug domain-containing protein, producing the protein MKFLTGSAVVALQFACASAFAQTAPQDRTTAEADAPVEDGSMIIVTGTRDRSRTQFDTLSPIDVLSADAVQSSVSGDLSDTLAQLLPSFNVQRLPAADGQAFVRPATLRGLSADQTLVLVNGKRYHRSALLGTRGAQAPDLAGIPSLAIGRIEVLRDGASAQYGSDAIAGVINILLDDTPGMTAFSQFSQYYKGDGKEYQGGVRAGVPLDDRGSIVVTAEIDHSEATSRTRQRPDAIAFQAANPGLAVPNPVQRWGQPDEERLRGGVDAKYEFSDAATLYAFGTVQSGEGVTDFNWRNPSATASVYNASTAFPGFSFKTLYPTGFTPRFATNYSDYQGDAGLRGSLSERLTYDLSASLGRSRIEYSMTESLNASMGPASPTSFYLGRLEQREFNLNADFVYRLPIGGAEPLNIAFGAERRVETYQVSAGDPASYTIGAGAATGLAPNSNGFPGFSPASAGTFNQTSHAGYVDLEWRPVTMLTLGAAGRYEDFSAFGDTFNYKLSARIEPVRGIAARATYSTGFRAPTPAQLNTSQTTQGLDTNSMTIYTQGRLAPNDPLAIVYGAKPLTPETSKNLTLGLTAKSDFGLSASVDLYQIDLNDRFSQSRTYAVPAGEANPQHYASISFFTNDFDTRTRGIDVVLGLTRPVGPGRATATIAYNYNTTKVQSGVTAAIPNETQRRVFEERLPQNNATGALGYDLGPVSLLARARYYGAWTDVSGNATGEQFQRFGAIALFDLSASWRVDNHLTLRAGAENIFNTYPAEATNQAVRGLIYSRNAPYDTDGGQYYVRMGLTF; encoded by the coding sequence ATGAAATTTCTCACGGGAAGCGCCGTCGTGGCGCTCCAGTTCGCGTGCGCGTCGGCATTTGCGCAGACCGCGCCGCAGGACCGCACCACCGCCGAGGCCGACGCGCCCGTCGAGGATGGCAGCATGATCATCGTCACCGGCACGCGCGATCGCTCGCGGACGCAGTTCGACACGCTCAGCCCGATCGACGTGCTCTCCGCCGACGCGGTCCAGTCCAGCGTCTCGGGCGACCTGTCGGACACGCTCGCGCAGCTGCTGCCGTCGTTCAACGTCCAGCGCCTTCCCGCCGCCGACGGCCAGGCGTTCGTCCGCCCCGCCACGCTGCGCGGGCTGTCCGCGGACCAGACGCTCGTGCTCGTCAACGGCAAGCGCTATCACCGCTCGGCGCTGCTCGGCACCCGCGGCGCGCAGGCGCCCGACCTGGCCGGCATCCCGTCGCTCGCGATTGGCCGGATCGAAGTGCTGCGCGACGGTGCCTCGGCGCAATATGGCTCGGACGCGATCGCCGGGGTGATCAACATCCTGCTCGACGACACGCCGGGGATGACGGCGTTCAGCCAGTTCTCGCAATATTACAAAGGCGACGGCAAGGAATATCAGGGCGGCGTCCGCGCCGGCGTTCCGCTCGACGATCGCGGCAGCATCGTCGTCACCGCCGAGATCGACCATAGCGAAGCCACCTCGCGCACCCGCCAGCGCCCCGATGCGATTGCGTTCCAGGCCGCCAATCCCGGCCTTGCCGTCCCCAACCCGGTCCAGCGCTGGGGCCAGCCCGACGAGGAGCGGCTGCGCGGCGGCGTCGACGCGAAGTATGAATTTTCGGACGCGGCCACGCTCTATGCGTTCGGCACCGTCCAGTCGGGCGAAGGCGTCACCGACTTCAACTGGCGCAATCCCTCCGCCACCGCCAGCGTGTACAACGCCAGCACCGCCTTCCCCGGCTTCAGCTTCAAGACGCTCTACCCCACCGGCTTCACCCCGCGTTTCGCGACCAATTACAGCGATTACCAGGGCGATGCCGGGCTGCGCGGCTCGCTCAGCGAGCGGCTGACCTATGATCTCAGCGCGTCGCTGGGCCGCAGCCGCATCGAATATTCGATGACCGAGAGCCTCAATGCGTCGATGGGCCCGGCCAGCCCGACCAGCTTCTATCTCGGGCGCCTCGAACAGCGCGAATTCAACCTCAACGCCGATTTCGTCTATCGCCTGCCGATCGGCGGCGCGGAGCCGCTCAACATCGCGTTCGGCGCCGAACGCCGGGTCGAGACCTATCAGGTCTCCGCCGGCGACCCCGCATCCTACACGATCGGCGCGGGTGCGGCGACGGGCCTCGCGCCCAATTCGAACGGCTTCCCCGGCTTCAGCCCGGCGAGCGCGGGGACCTTCAACCAGACCAGCCATGCCGGCTATGTCGACCTCGAATGGCGCCCGGTGACGATGCTGACCCTTGGCGCGGCGGGCCGCTACGAGGATTTCTCGGCGTTCGGCGACACGTTCAACTACAAGCTGTCGGCCCGGATCGAGCCCGTCCGCGGCATCGCCGCCCGCGCCACCTATTCCACCGGCTTCCGCGCACCCACCCCGGCCCAGCTCAACACGTCGCAGACCACCCAGGGCCTCGATACCAACTCGATGACGATCTACACCCAGGGCCGGCTCGCCCCCAATGATCCGCTCGCGATCGTCTATGGCGCCAAGCCGCTGACCCCCGAAACGTCGAAGAACCTCACTCTCGGCCTCACCGCCAAGTCCGATTTCGGGCTGAGCGCCAGCGTCGATCTCTACCAGATCGACCTGAACGACCGCTTCAGCCAGTCGCGCACCTACGCGGTGCCGGCGGGCGAGGCCAATCCCCAGCATTATGCCTCGATCAGCTTTTTCACCAACGACTTCGACACCCGCACCCGCGGCATCGACGTCGTCCTCGGCCTCACCCGCCCGGTCGGCCCGGGCCGCGCGACCGCGACGATCGCGTACAACTACAACACCACCAAGGTGCAGAGCGGCGTCACCGCGGCAATCCCCAACGAGACCCAGCGCCGGGTGTTCGAGGAGCGCCTGCCCCAGAACAACGCCACCGGCGCGCTCGGCTATGATCTCGGCCCGGTGTCGCTGCTCGCCCGCGCGCGCTATTACGGCGCCTGGACCGACGTTTCGGGCAACGCCACCGGCGAGCAGTTCCAGCGCTTCGGCGCCATCGCGCTGTTCGACCTGTCGGCAAGCTGGCGCGTCGACAACCACCTGACCCTGCGCGCGGGCGCGGAGAATATCTTCAACACCTACCCGGCGGAGGCGACCAACCAGGCGGTGCGCGGGCTGATCTATTCGCGCAACGCCCCCTACGACACCGATGGCGGCCAATATTATGTCCGCATGGGGCTTACCTTCTAA
- the rplA gene encoding 50S ribosomal protein L1, with product MAKLTKKQKTWTVDSEKLHGIDEAIAIVKANATAKFDESVEIALNLGVDPRHADQMVRGVVTLPKGTGKTVRVGVFARGAKAEEATAAGAEVVGAEDLMEAIQDGKIDFDRCIATPDMMGLVGRLGKVLGPKGLMPNPKLGTVTMNVAEAVKAAKGGQVEYRVEKAGIIHSGIGKVSFPAEDLRANFDALVDAVVKAKPTGAKGKYVRKVALSSSMGPGVKVDVAEVAAV from the coding sequence ATGGCAAAGCTGACCAAGAAGCAGAAGACCTGGACCGTCGACAGCGAGAAGCTGCACGGCATCGACGAAGCCATCGCGATCGTGAAGGCGAACGCGACTGCGAAGTTCGACGAGTCGGTCGAAATCGCGCTCAACCTCGGCGTCGATCCGCGCCACGCCGACCAGATGGTCCGCGGCGTCGTCACTTTGCCCAAGGGCACCGGCAAGACCGTCCGCGTCGGCGTCTTCGCCCGCGGCGCCAAGGCTGAGGAAGCCACTGCGGCGGGTGCCGAAGTCGTCGGCGCCGAAGACCTGATGGAAGCGATCCAGGACGGCAAGATCGACTTCGATCGCTGCATCGCCACGCCCGACATGATGGGCCTGGTCGGTCGCCTCGGCAAGGTGCTGGGCCCCAAGGGCCTGATGCCGAACCCGAAGCTCGGCACGGTCACGATGAACGTCGCCGAAGCGGTCAAGGCTGCCAAGGGCGGCCAGGTCGAATATCGCGTCGAAAAGGCCGGCATCATCCATTCGGGCATCGGCAAGGTGTCGTTCCCGGCCGAAGACCTGCGCGCGAACTTCGACGCGCTGGTCGACGCCGTGGTCAAGGCCAAGCCGACCGGCGCCAAGGGCAAGTACGTCCGCAAGGTCGCGCTTTCGAGCTCGATGGGCCCGGGCGTAAAGGTCGACGTGGCGGAAGTCGCCGCGGTCTGA